In Episyrphus balteatus chromosome 4, idEpiBalt1.1, whole genome shotgun sequence, the sequence TAACTTCAAGAGGAATAAGTTTACACTAGGTATGCAGAAAACGAAGACAGGCCTTAAACCGGTATaaacttaattttgttaaatagtGGACTTGGAGCCGTTTGCTAAATCGAAACTACAGCatttatgttctacataaatccttatgtgacagtttacgtagaggaaaaagtagagaatacgagcttatgttcaacttaaattatttaagtttcgtttcagcaaatgaccCTTACCTCCTTTTCAAAATAAACGATTGTTATAAAATCGACAATCATTTGGCgtctgattaaaaaaatttttgttaaagagtgttaaaagtatttaaaactGTATTGATAACTATTCATTCATTTTAAAAGTCACTGATTTACACAGAGAAAATATaagtacaaaattaaaaaaacaattaacgaaAAGTGAAAGTTAACAACCTAATCATACTCTACTAATGACTTATTTATACAAGCATTTTCCTTACACTCTCagtttcaaatgaaaacaaaacagcGGTTGGATTTTATGAAATAATATTCACCTAAACCTCTTTTTCACCTTTCGTTTCCATTTTTGTAACTGCTACCTTGCCGATTATTTTgtcttttaaaattcatttctttatagttttaaaaataaagcaatgcaATCGCCATGCAATGCAATACCATAAAAAACGGTGGCTTTTTTTATAATGGCGATTGCATtgctttgtttttaaaactataaagaaacttttatttaaattccaGAACTTGAAACACGTTATGTTGGAATCCATCTGGTCCAAGACAGTTTCAAACATGCAACGAATTTTAAaagacaaaataataaaaatccttTATAATTCGGAAAGCTGCTAAATATGTAAGTTACTTTTTGGCTATGATTCAATTTAATTTCCACACAAATCAtcttcaataattttttctttcttgacaGGATTTCTAAGCTAATTTCATGTGATGAATCTATCATTTCTGTGAATTATCTTATGaataatacatacatatctcTTCAATGCGTGCATCTTCCTAAAAAAGATATGTAACTTATAAGCAAAGCTTCAATATGAACTCTCTCTAAAATGACTCACTTCACAAATTTGCTGTGAATCatcttttccatacaaaattatatccaaattcgaattcaattaaaaatttgttttgtttttgtttttttttttttggtacatagttttgttgtgtttattttggaatactaaaaaatataaaatatacaaattttattttttttttttttgttggggatAACGAATGGTGCacagaaaagagaaaaaggtttgttatttttttatattttcttttgtttgttgttgttggttgttttgtttttgtaattgttGGGATGTTCTTGTTTGTTGGTAgttatttgttgttattttcataaatgcgataaaaaaaactttgttcttCTTCGTCGTAGTAGAATTGCATCGTCGTTCGTCGTCATAGTTTAGTTCGTGTCGTCCAGCCTAATTATAACAGAGACACATTTCACAATAAGTTAATGTTGATCATTTTTATCTTAATCATCATTAAAAACCAGTTATTAATCACTAAAAGGGACTATTACATTAAGCcgacaataataataataattttataagaatatataaaaaaaaaaaacaataatgatataataataatatataataaagtGAACTGgagactttgttttttttttttttttttgtttttgtttttaaataataaatgaaacacATATATATATGCATTTAcatattatatgtatatatctatcgctacaaatacaaaattcttctATGAATCCTGACATAAATATACTTCTTTCTTCTTTGCGCCTTTTTTCTATCTCCttcaatgcaaatgttttttcttttagttgGTTTATGGTCAAGTCAACTAGGCTTCCGTTTCGGCACCTTTTAACCTCAACCTTGCAAAATCCTCAAAGATAATATCATCATCTTGTCCATTATCATCTCCATCAAGTTGAATAAGATTGGTAGTTGGAACTTCGGCAGCATTTTCTGCCGTCAGAGGTGCATTACCCGGCTGTAAGCTGCGTCTTGGTGATCTTTCCGAAATAATCGGATCCGTATCATCCTCTGGCTTTGGATGCATCAAAATAAATGGCAGTTCGGCAACTAAATCGCCACCCAATATCGGACCACTTATAAAAAGTTTCACCTTCACTTTATAATGGACAATAATGCCCAGACTCTCGCGTTGTGTTGGATCTGCAATTATTGTGCTCGAGGCTAAATTTGTATCTTCATGTTTTAACTGACCATCCAAAGCCAAACCCCATTTGTCTTTATTATTGGCCAAAAGCGGAGTCAATTCGAAGACTTTAGACAACGTAAAACCAGGTTGCACTTGCACACCATCCTCCGATTCGGTCTCTGCCACCACACACTTGTATTGCGCCGTGGAGAAAAGACAGATATCAGCAAACTGACGAACAAGAATCTTAATCTTCTTAACAGTGCGATtggaattattagcaatatgaACATTCACACAAATCGACTCGCCATGATGGTACAATTCTTTGTCCAAACTAGCTTCCAGGTGGATTTTATTAGGTTTCAACATGAACTCTTTGCTAACCTCAATCGATGGCTGTTCGCCTAATTTCGACGGTGCATACATAATCTTTCGTATTGCCAAGCGGACTGAATTCCTCTTGTGTGGTTTATCatcaacattttcacccacaaATGCTTTCAACTCATAGTCCACTCCGCAGGGTTTTCCAGTATCACCCGGAGCCGGTTGCAACGAAACCGATGCTGGGCAATATGGAGGAACTTCG encodes:
- the LOC129918260 gene encoding arrestin red cell yields the protein MINSGLHRSPQPSPDPDIDDGSSKRQATRVFKKSSSNGKITVYLGKRDFVDHVSHVDPIDGVVLIEPDYVKDRKVFGQVLAAFRYGREDLDVLGLTFRKDLYLASEQIFPIMESERPLTRLQERLIKKLGPNAYPFYFEVPPYCPASVSLQPAPGDTGKPCGVDYELKAFVGENVDDKPHKRNSVRLAIRKIMYAPSKLGEQPSIEVSKEFMLKPNKIHLEASLDKELYHHGESICVNVHIANNSNRTVKKIKILVRQFADICLFSTAQYKCVVAETESEDGVQVQPGFTLSKVFELTPLLANNKDKWGLALDGQLKHEDTNLASSTIIADPTQRESLGIIVHYKVKVKLFISGPILGGDLVAELPFILMHPKPEDDTDPIISERSPRRSLQPGNAPLTAENAAEVPTTNLIQLDGDDNGQDDDIIFEDFARLRLKGAETEA